From Diospyros lotus cultivar Yz01 chromosome 4, ASM1463336v1, whole genome shotgun sequence, a single genomic window includes:
- the LOC127799672 gene encoding LOB domain-containing protein 18-like: protein MRRRNIPRPRPQCGACIVLHAQCPPRCFFAPYFSHEEGVIDFSAIHRIFGVGNASFLLYQVPTRDRSEAAISLSIEALARLQDPVSGCVSHILALQQQVSELQAYRAYLQDSLFAYYSSHPQLVPPFDPNPNWSPSPPTIPEATLPHPGETSSSQMPLLDDLDELGPVIFGHRRRP, encoded by the coding sequence ATGCGAAGGCGCAACATACCCAGACCTCGACCTCAGTGTGGTGCCTGCATAGTCTTACATGCCCAATGCCCTCCACGGTGCTTCTTTGCCCCGTACTTCAGTCATGAGGAAGGAGTTATTGACTTTTCTGCTATCCACAGAATTTTTGGCGTCGGTAATGCTTCATTTCTTCTATACCAGGTTCCAACAAGGGATCGGTCAGAAGCAGCCATTTCACTTTCCATTGAAGCTTTAGCTCGGCTTCAAGATCCCGTCTCTGGCTGTGTATCTCATATTCTAGCCCTTCAACAGCAAGTTAGTGAGttgcaagcttatcgagcttatttgcaagattcacTATTCGCATATTATTCTTCGCATCCCCAACTTGTTcctccatttgatccaaatcCCAACTGGAGCCCTAGTCCTCCCACCATCCCAGAGGCTACTCTACCTCACCCTGGCGAAACGAGTAGCAGCCAGATGCCACTCTTGGATGACCTTGATGAGCTAGGTCCAGTCATCTTTGGCCACCGCCGACGTCCTTGA